The Halostagnicola larsenii XH-48 region TCCAGGTAGATCCGGTTACTGACTCGGAAAGTGACGACGACGTCGAGGCGACGAACTGGGACGATTCGTACATCGGAGCGACGGTCCTCTGTTACGTGATACTCCTGGGTGCAGTGTTCGAAATGCCGATCGTCTCGTTCTTTTCGGGGATCGGTCTCAGTGCGCTCATACTGTTGATGTTCACCGTGTTGACCGTTCGTCGATTCTTCAAGTAATAACCCATACTCGCGTCGTCGAGGCCCGTCTAGATAATCACGAAGAGTACAACCAAAATCACGATCGAAACGGCGCCGACGAGCGCTCGAGTAACCAATTGGTGGTCGTCCGGCTCGGGCTCGAGGACGGTCACCGTTCCGTTCACTTGATCGAACTCGACAAATCCCGCATCGTCGAGAGCAGGAAGTCGTTCTTCGTACAGTTGCTCGTGGACGTCTCCCCAGGTTTCGATGGGTGGGTCCGCAGGTTGAATCAGGTAGTCGACGACTTCGTCTACGGTGGCTGGCGTCCCCATTTGTTCGAGTACTGAATACAAACCGGGATCTGACGCGGGGATAAATTCCGACGCGGGGATAAATTCCGACGCGGCCGGCCCTGCGCGTCGATCCCCGTGTTCGGAATACATCAGCTCCTTATCACTCGTCAGACGCATGTTTCACGCTAATTCTTCACAGTGCATAAATATTCCCACGCTTCACCGATCGAATCTCGAGAAACGGTCCAACAGTTAACTATTGCAGCTCCATCGAGAATGAGACTCGGTTGTATCGGGGGCCGTTCCGATCGTGAGTGGTGTGTAGGAACTCGCAAAGATCGTTGATTCAACGAAATTTCCTATGCAAGAGACGATTCCGGGGGCCCTAACCACGACGACAGCGGACCCTCACTATCCGACCAGCTACCGAGCCACCGTTGGACGTCGTTGATTCGGAGTTTGTGCCGCGCCGGGAGCGGATGTGCACGCTCGAGTTGGGGGAGCAGTTGTTGATCGACGCAGTACTGATCGAAGAGGGTTTCGCGGTCCGGCCAGGGCGGGTCGAACGAGGGTAGAAACGGTGTTTTCCGTCGGATAAACCCCTCCGCTTCGTTGAGAAGCGCTGAATCGTACGGTCGGTCTGGCGGGCGGTGTCGCAGCACGTCTTCGTCGATGCGCTCGCACGCGCGGAGGAACGTTTCCGTCGTCCGGTGTTCCGGTGGTGTCTGGAGGTGCCACTCGACCAGCTCGGCGTCCGTCGCGATGAACGCGGTGAAAAAGTTATCCGAGAGGTGGTTGTGAAACGGTATCGACGGCTGGTTTGCGATCCCACAGCCGGTGAGTTCGTGCTGGGGTTGGTCGGCTCTATCGGCGATCGAGTCCACCGCCTCGGCGACCGCATCCTCGACGTACGTCTCGACGTCGTGATCGAACGGCAGTCGATCGGCGAGGTCGAGACTCGCCTCGGGAACGTACCCGAATCGATCGAGCAACACCTCGACTGGATCCGGGTTCGCCTCGAGTCGGTTGAAACAGATCCGTTTACCGAAGACGTCGATCCCGGCCTGTTCGGTGAAGTGACCTCGAAAGAACGTGTCACAGAGGAGGCCGTGATAGATCGTATCCGCGGCCATTTCGTCAGTGTATCCGGCGTGGTGGATGTGCAGCGACTCTTTGATGCCTTGTGAGTAGCGAACCTTCGATTCGTCGGCGTGCAGGTACCGCTCGTCGGGCGGAAACGCCGTGTGATCGACGCCGTACTGATTCGCGAGGCGCTTTGCGCCGTCTACTTCCTGCCCGTCCGGATACCCCACGGTGTAACTCCGTTCGATTTCCGGGATTTGCGAGAGAATGATACGCGAGTCGTACCCCGCCGAGAGCAAGAGCGCGCTCTCGCCCGGCAGTATCGACCGACGCTCGAGCGCCCGCTCGAGCCGATCCGCGAGCTCGGAAACGTAGTCGAACTCGCGCGGTCGGTAAACGAACCGATCGAGTTGCTCAACGGAATCTGCGGTGAGTCGGCTATCGATCGGGAGCCGGGAAAGGTCCTCCACCCACGTTTTCTCTCCGAGCGTCACGCCGAGATGAAGAAAGTCGAGAACCCCGTTCCGGTCGAGCGAGGGCGTCTCGAGCGTTCGGCCGACTTCGCCGGCATCGGTCCCGAAGACGCGGACACCGGGGTCATCGGTATAGAAACAGGATCGAGAGCGGACCATATCGGTGACGACGAACGCTCGGTCGGCGCTTTCGATGTCGAGGACGGCGAGGTACGATCCATTGAGTTTCTCGAGTGCGTCGGTTCCGGCGCTCGGATAGTGCTCGAGTAACCAGCGAGCAGCGTTCGTTTCGTCGCCAGGAACGTATACCTCACCCCAGACGAGACAAATTCCGTTTGCGGCGGTATGCGTAGCACTCCATCCCGGTGTGCCGAGTCCGGAATCCCTGATACCGGCGGTTATCGTCGCTCCCTCGAGCACTTCGTCGAACTCGTCGTTCGACCGGAACCGATTGAACGTCTCGATACTTCCAAATACGCCGAAGAGCTCCTTGTTCATCGTCTATAACCACCTCGGTGAACGAGTGGGCGGTCTTCGACCGAACCCGTGGCTGTGGAACCCCCGCCTGACGAGTACCAGTGAGCGTGCACCTCGTTGTTCTCCCTTCGAGGGACCGTCCAATAATTATGACTCAATTAAGCGCTCAGGCGCCAGAGACACCCTTCTTAGCGATCCTCGGATTCGTATTGACCTTCGTATCGACTGAGACCCCTCGAGCGACCGGCACGCTTTCGCTCAAGCGCATCTACCGGTTGGATAATACTGTCGCTCGTGGCGATACGTTCTGTCCAGCACCCCAGAACGATACTTAGAGGGGCGTAGCTGCCGTTTATCTCTAGCGTGTCCACCGCGGTGGGTTCCGCGATGCGTCGATCAAATCGACAGCATCAATGAGAGAACGCGACATATAGAACAAATCCTCCGCAAACCGGTTTGTTTCTACGATATCAGGGCATCCCATTACTCGAAACGGAATACAACAGTCAAAACGGTACAGCGATCGCGGAACCGTTTCGACGAGTTCGATGTCATCGACTAGCCACGCGTCCCCAAGAAAAACCGCACAGCGTGCGATTCGACTGAGTACTCGAGGAAAGCGGGAAAAACGATCATCCGATTACTGGAGGGATCGATAGGAGAAAGACCGCAATCGGTTACGTGAGGAGTCGACGAGAGAGAATCGTTCCGCCGATGACCGCCACGAGCAAGAGAGAAACAAGCGCGGTAGCGATCGGCAGCGGACGGCGTCGAACGCCGGATCCAGCGGCCCAGCAAAGCCCCGGATAGTTGCGCGGTGACGCCGCGGCCGTTCGGAGGTGCCACAGCCCACGGAGTGGCTTTCCGTCAGCAAAGTAGCGTTTCGCGATAATGAGGTCGTGGCTCGAGCGGATCTCGAACCCCTCGTCCTCGAAGCACTCGACGGTCTCTTCGTGCATCGAGAGGTACTGATCGCTGGCAGCGGCGACGACCGAAGCTGGTGGATGGCCGGTCTCATCGCGCACGACCAGCGGCTCGTCGACGTAGGCGAGTTTCCCTTGTTTGAGGACTCGAACGCAGAACTCCGGGTCCTGAAACCGATCGAGTTCCTCGGAGAAACCGCCGATTTCCTCGGCAACGTCTGTGCGAACGAGCAGGGTCGATCCCGCGCCCGGCTGGACGTTGTCGGCGAGGATCTCGCCGATCAGTTCGTCGTCCCCTTCCGTCGTCGGCGTCTCGTCGCGGGTAGCGAGTGCGCTCGCGACGGTGCTTCGAAGTCGTCCGTCCGCCCCGGACAACTCGAACGTCGAGTCGCAGTAGACGCCCACCCACTCGCTCGAGCGGTCCTCGAGTTCCGCGAGCTGTCGCTCGAGTTTCCCTTGCAGCCACGTATCGTCCGAGTCGAGAAACGCGACGTAGTCGCCCTGCGCGTGATCGATACCGGTATTTCGAGCGACGTTAGCCCCCTGGTTGGTCGCGTGAACGACCGGGCGGACCCGAGGATCGTCGTACTCGGCGAGCACCGAACTCGTTTCGTCGGTCGACCCGTCGTCGACGACGACGACCTCCAGGTCCTCGACGGTCTGTTCGAGTGCGCTATCGATCGCTCGAGGGAGTGTTTCGGCTCGGTTGTACGTCGGAATAATGACGCTGACGCGAGTCATTCTGGTGGCGATTCCGCGCCGGGACGGATTATTATGGCACCGCTAAGCGTCTCGAGTGCCGATCCGTCTCGAACGAGGCGTTACCGATCGTCCCGAACGCCGTCCGGGAACGTGTTGTTCTCGAGAGAGACCGACCCCGAGTTACCGTAGATATGGACGGACTCGTCGTAGGCCGATTCGGCCGTCGTCCCTTCGATCGTGACGTCGCTCGCACCGGTGACGGCGATCGACGTGTTCGACGTCTCGAAGTCGCTGTCGGTGACACTGTAGCCATCGCCGCTGAGGTAAAGACCCCCTCGCTCCTCGCTTCCGGTTTGCTCGACCGATAGCTCGTCGAAGTCGACGTCGTCGCGCTCGCAAAGGATTGCGTGACGAATTGGTACCCCGTTCGCGTCGCCGGTGACCGATACGTTCTGGAAGCTGACCGCTCCGTCATCGTCGCCGAGGATCCGGAACGCGTAGGCGCTGCCGTCGATTTCGACATCGACATCGGCGAACGTCGCCGTTCCTGCGCCCCCATCGAGACGGATGCCCGAACTAGCACCCTCTCCAATGTACAGATCGGTGTTTTCGATCGTCACGTCGTCGACGTCGCTCATCACTCGAATCGCCTCGCCGTTTGGATCCTGGGCTTCGATAGAGACGTTGTCGATGTTGAACGTATCGCCCTGATCGATTCGGATCGCGTGCTGACCCGGTGCCTGATCGGGGTTATCGTCGACGACGATGGTTGCGTTTCTGATCGCTCCCTGTGACCCGCTGAGGCGGATCGAAGCGGTGCCGCTGTTTTCGAAATATCCGCCGTCGATGCCGATCTGACCGTTTTCGCTGAACCCGTAAAGGCCGTTGCCTGGGAATCCGCCAAGTTCACAGTCTTCGAAAATCAGCGACCCTTGATGGTAGTCGTTGACGTGAATTCCCGTTGGTCCTTTCCACATGTTCCCTTCGTTTGGCGTGAAGTCGACGTGGACGCCGCCATCGGGTGCTTTGAAGCAGTCGACGCGTCCTTCCCCGTCGGGGTCGGTAATGTTGAACAGTCCCGGACCCCACGTCCCGGCGTCGTGAATGCCGTTGACTACGACGTCTCGGACTAACAGGCCGTCCTCGATTTCGGCGTTTATGACGCGGATACCGGTCTCGTCGGCAGTTTGGTCGATTTCGAATCCTTCGAACCGAAGGTCTCGACCGGGAGCAGCCCGGGTACCCAGTCGGAACAATCGATACTGAGGACCGTCGAACTGGTGATAATTCGCCGGAACGATGGTCGCTCCGTCGCCGACGAATCCGACGTTGTCGAAGTCGGTGAGTCGAAGCTGTTCGTCCATCGCGTACCGCCCTTCGGGGAACTGAATCAGCGTGTCGTCGCCGACCTGTTCGCGTAGTACGGGCGTTATCGACGTTTCGCCGGTCGGATCTGCACCGGCATCGACGATGTCGATTACTGTCTCGTACTGCCCTTCGATGTGTTGGGCCGATGCGACACCGCCGAGGGTGAGCGCCGATCCAACGCCGACAAGACAACCTTTGAGATACGATCTTCGATCTATCGAACCAAATGGTGAGTTTCCTCTCATCGCATGAGAGCGTTACCAGAGGGGGGATTTACATATATGAGGCGTAATCTGTTATGAAAATATTGGCCGTCTGAATGGACAGAGAACAACTGTTTCACCGAAAACAAACAATCGTTCCATCCAATATCTCGGCTACCGAATTATAGCGCTTATATTCGGGATAATCGCGTCTACGTCCCGCTCTGGCCGAAAAATGGCCGGAGCGCTGAAACGCTTAACACCCGGATAAGAAAGGCCAGTTGACCCGTTGTCCGTATCGATGACGAAGCGCAACCGACGAACGTTCATAACGACGGCTACTGTCGCTGCGACGGCAGGGCTTGCAGGGTGTGTGGCAGAGGTGCGTGAGTCGCTTCCGTTCCAATCGGACGACTCCGATACCGGTGGGGACGACGACGAGAACGAGAAAGACGACGGCAGTGACGGCGATCAGTTGCCCGGCGAATCGATCGCGGAGTTCGAGGATCTCGAGCAGTGGGAACCGATGCTCGAGGAAAACAAACTCGAGGCGTACACGGACGATCCGTACGCGGGGTCCCAGTCGGCACTGCTCACCACCGACGAATCGTCTGACTATGCGGGAATACAACAGACGATCTCGGGCGGCATCGACCTCAGCGATCGTAACCTCTCGCTTGCAATCAAGTTTACCGGTCGCGATCAGCTTCACCTCACGGTGAATTTGTTGGCCCCGGGCTCGAACAGTGTACACTCGTTCACTCGATCGCTCATCGGACCGGCCGATCGATGGGTTCGTGTGGACCTCGGAACCACCAGCGTCGATCCACAGACCGATCTCAGTTCGGTCTACGAAATACAGATTGCCGCTCGCCCGCGCGGTGGTGAAAACGGCGCCATCGAATGCCAGCTCGACGATCTCCGGTCCGTCTCGAGGCCGGACACCGGCAAGGTGATGTTGCTGTTCGACGGAACGCTCGAGAGCCACCGCTCCGAGGCGTTCGAGCCCATGCAATCGCACGATTTCGTCGGCGTCGAATCGGTCATCCCCGAAACCGTCAACGACTCCGGCCGGCTTTCGTACGCGTCGTTACAGGAGCTGTACGAGGGCGGATGGGAGATGATCGCGCGCCCGAGTACGGGCTCGTCTCGGCTCCCCGACTACTCGAGCGAAGAACAACAGCAGATGATCGAACAGACCAGATCGTTCCTCGAAAGTCGTGGGTTCGACGACGGTGCCAAGCACTTCGTGACGCCGGGGAACATCCTCGGTCCGAACACGATGGACATCCTCCGAGAGCAACACGAACAGGCGTTCAGGTACGGCGGAAGTCCGAACGCGTTGCCCCTGACGGATCCGCACAACGTCGGCGTCTTCCCCGGCACGGAAGGCGATGTCACGCGAGAGTACGTCGATTATGCCGCCAAATACGGCCAGCTTGCAGTGCTTCGCTTCGAAGAAATCGGCGGGGACGGGATGGCCGTCGAGGAGTTCGAATCCCTCCTCACGTACATCGCAGAACAGGACGTCGACGTCGTGACGGCAAGCGACCTACTCGAGGCACAATGAGCCGGTCCACCACTGCACCGCTCGACGGTTGCCGTATCGATCGGATCGAAACCGATGACGGCGATAGCGAGCGCGTGGATTTCAGTGGTATGGCTGCGGATTCGAGCGAGGCGACCGGTTCCACCTCGAGGATCGACGCCCCGGGCGCAATCGGTGGACGCTGATGTATCGCGAAGCGACAGTCGGGGTCGTGATCCCCGCGTACAACGAGGAAGGGTTCGTCGGCGACGTGATCCGCGAGATGCCCGACTACGTCGATCGGATCTACGTTATCGACGACCAATCGACCGACGGAACCTGGGACGAAATCCTCGATGCTGCCCGGGCGGATCACGAGGAGAGAACAGGGTCTCCCCCACCGATAGCGGACGCGCACGATCGTCAGCGCGACGACGGCGAACCAAGTGATCAGCCGCGGGCCGACGGCGGGCCAGAGGCGCTGATGAACCGCGCGGTCGTTCACGATTCCATCGGGCGGGTCCTTCCGATCCAGCATCGAGAAAACATGGGCGCTGGCGGGGCGATCAAGACCGGCTACCTCGCCGCGCTCGAGGAGGGCGTCACCGCGACGGCAACGGTCGATGCGGACGGCCAGATGGATCTTTCCCAACTGCCGCGGTTGCTCGATCCGATCGTAGAGGGAGCCGCGGATTACGCGAAAGGGAACCGGTTGCTCGACCGAGAATATCGGTCGGCGATGCCGCGGTTTCGATTCGTCGGGAATTCGATGCTGACGTTCCTGACGAAGGTCGCCTCGGGCTACTGGAAAACGATGGATCCGCAAAACGGCTACACCGTGATCTCCAACGACGCCCTCGAGGCGGTCGACGTGGAGAACCTCTACGAGTATTACGGCTATTGTAACGATCTGCTGGTCAAACTCAACGTCAACGAGATGCGAGTCGCGGACGTCGGGATGCCGGCGGTCTACGGCGACGAGGAATCGAGCATCGAGTACTCGACGTACATTCCGAACGTGTCGATGATGTTGCTCCGGGACTTCCTGTGGCGCTTGCGGACGAAGCACCTGGTCACGGATTTCCACCCGCTGGCGTTGTTTTACCTCTTCGGTGCAGGCGTCGCAGGCGTCGGAATCGTCGCCGCGCTCTGGACGCTCGTGAACGCGATCGTTCGGAGCGGTTCGGTGCTCGTGAGCACAACTGCGAGTTTCCTCGTCTTCGCGCTCGGCGTCACGCTGTTGTTGTTCGCGATGGTGTTCGACATGGCCGAAAGCGAGCACTTAGAGCGCCAGTACCGACAGTAACCGCTATCCCCGAAGCGTGTTCGGCCGTCTTACTTCCTCCTTTTCCAAACTCGTGTCTCGAGAGGCGACCCTCGCCTGCGGTGCAGTCATTGATCCGATTCAAAGCGCCCGGCCGGGAATCGAGTTAAAACCGCAGGCTTTCGATACCGGACCCGAAGAGGCCGACGAACAATCCGGTGACGAGCAGCGAGAGTCCGACCAGAAGCAGCAGGCTCTGGAACCAGTCGGACGCCAACGGTCCGACGTGCAGCCGTTCGAATCGCTGTCGAGCCGCGTCGGCCGCAGTTCCGACAGGATCCGGTAACGTGGCGAGGACTTCGAACGGCTCTTCGGTTTCCATCGCCCCGACGAGGATACTGAAGCCGAGGAAGATACAGAGACCGACTGGAGGGACGATCACGAGCGCGAGCCACTGGTTCGTAATCGCCGCTGACAGACCAATAATCGGGACCGTCGCGAGTGCGACGGTTACTGCCGCCCGCCCGAGTCGTGCATCCACGAGCGGATCGAAGCCGACGGCTCGAGCGCTCACAGCGTGAAAGACGGCCATCGACCCGTAACTGATACTCGTCGCGACGGCTGCACCGTATACCCCGTAGCGCGGAATCAAAAGGAGCGCCAATGCGACGTTGAGCAGTACGGCACCAGCCGTCGCCCCCACGGGGTATCGGAGTTGGTCACTGCTCTTCGATCCCGCGAGAATCGGTCGCGCAAGTGCGAATCCGAACGCACCTGGGAGCAACACCAGGAGGGGTCCGACTGCGGAAGTCGCCGCGGAGCCAAAGACGAGTGGGACAACGATGTCCGCCAACGCTGTCAGTCCGACCGCGATAACTGCGGTTAGCAAGAACGTATAGCGAGTCGTCTCCCCGATCAGCTGGGATAGCTTTCGGCGTCTGTTCTGGGACCACATCCCCGAGGTCGAACGGGCAAACACCACCTGTAACGCCAGCGGAACGAGCAACAGACTCTCCGCGAGTGTCAGCGCGATCCGATAGGTGCCGACGGCGGCGCTGTCCGTGAACCAATAGAGCAACACGATATCGATGTGATACAGGACTAGCAACAAGAACGCAAGCACGAGCGCCAGCGAATCGTCCGGAACCACCGTCTTCGCCGGATATCCAGAACCTGGCCGAGCGAACAACTCGGAGAGAGATAGTTGATCGTCGACGACGAGCAGTCCGACGACGGAGACGAGGATACTTGCGAGGAGATGGCCGGCAAGCGCCCCAAAAACGCCGAAGCCGAGCGCGGCCAGCGGGAGTGCGATCACCGCGAAACTGACCGCATCGAGTATCGAGAGTCGGTTAGCAGAGCGCTCGAGTCCGAGATCGGTGAGCGTCTGGATAGTGACGTCGCGAACCTGTATTGCGACCACGAGCAGCGCGAGGACGAAGACGTATCCTGTCACCTCGTCGCCGAACGCCGCGCCGATGACACCGAAGTAAGCCGCAAGCGCGAGCAACACGGCACCCGCTATCGCGAGGGCGAGTGCGACCAGGAAGTGAAAGCCGATCCCCTGCGCGCTCGAGTTCGTCGGCTGTCGATCGGTTTCTGCGGCCGTCCGAACGCCGTCGGTAACGCCCGCGTTGACGAAGAACATGTAGAGCGCGAACACCGATAGCAAAAGCGAGTACTCGCCGAACGCCGAGGCGCCGAGGAACCTGAACAAAAGCGGCGTCGACACGGCGCTTAGAAGCAACACGACGACGGTCGCGCTACTGATCGAATCCGCGTCGCTCGCAGGATTCCCGTTCACGGCTCTACCCCTCGAAGAGTGATTCGATCGGTCGCCCCCACAACCGATACTCGATCAGATTCCGGAACAGACACAGTATCGGCTGGGGGTAAGTAGGGTCCGCCCCTTATTATACCCGGCATAAACGCCGTAACTGAGCGCATTGATAGCCTCGTTATGGCAGCGTTTGACAGGGATCGTGTCGGCCTGTCACCAACAGCGTTCGTGACTCCGGCGATCACGAGCGGAGTGCAACATCCACATCGCAACGCCTCGAGAGCCTCGATCCGGGGAGTCCAGATGAGTCCGTGTCATCTGAAGTCTCGAGTGGCTCACCCGCCGCGACGATCTCGCGGCCGCGGGGATATCCGGCGTCTCGAGCGTCGAACCGGCGCTTAACTGACATATAAGTAGGTAGGGCGGGTTCGAAGGTTCGGGCGAGAATATGGATTCTGAATCGAAACGTCGCCGCTTTCTCGGCGGACTCGCGGCCGGTGCCGTCTCGCTGACGGCCGGCTGTACCGATGCGTTAGATACGGTTCGCCCGGGCGGAAACGAAAGCGACGACGGGTCGCCAGACGGCAAGAACGGGTCGGACGAGGGGAGCGAAAGCGCTCCGGATATCGACAGCGGTGCGGTGGTTTTCGTCTACGACGACGGCCCGATGGACGACTACGAGACGGCGTTTCCCGTTCATCAGGAGTTTGATGCGCCCGCAAGTGTGGGAATCGTCACGGAGTGGATAGGGCGAGAGGACTTCAACGGTGGCGACTGGATGGGCGAATCCGAACTCACGGAACTCGCCGATGCCGGCTGGGAGATCATGGCCCACACGACCGGTCATACCGCGTTGGGGGAGTTCGAGCTCGTCGAGGATGTCGATCCGTCCGACACCCGAATATATCCCGAAAAGCGAAATCACGGCTTTCATCAGATCTACGACCTCGAAATCACCGATGGAGACGAAAGCGTCCGCCGAACCATCACCGGATCGTCCGAAGATGCGACGGGGCCATACATCGAGTTCGAGGAAGCAGTCGGGCAATCGTTCGCGGCCGGCGAAACCGTCGAACGCTACCCGGAAGATCTGATGAACCAGTTCCTCGGCGACTGCAAGGAGGACCTCGAGTCGATGGACTTCGCGGTTGATACCCTCCTCGCTCCGTACGATATCGTCGACGAGTGGACCCTCGAGTTCGCGACGGAATACTACGATGGTATCGCGAACGTGAATCCGGGATCGATGCTCAATCCGAAAAACGAGTTCGATCCGTTCGATACGAATCGGAGCTACTTCGTCGAGTACACCAGCAGCGAGAACACAGAAGCACAGCTCGCGAACGTCGAGAAACAGGAAGCGATCGGCATCATCGGCGCGCACACGTTCAAAGAGGAAGTAACCGAATCGAACATCAGAGACACCCTCGAGTGGGTCGAAGACAGCGATCTCGAGGCCGTTACCTTCCGCGACGCGATCAGAGCGAACGCGGACGGTTCCGATTAGCTGTCGATGTCGGTGGGCACTCAGTATAGTTCATAGTTGATACGTTGTACTCCACGATGGGTGTTCGCGACAGCTACCGGCCGATATCCTGCTATTCGACATCCATCACAGTAACGACTGAATCTCTACTCCGCCGATGGTCGGCCTACCACGTCTCGTTGTGCCAACTGCTGACCGACGAGGCTCCGAGGTCGTCGATTCCGTTGACGATCTGGTTGTACTGGATCGTCGGCTCCGACGCACTCGAGTAGAGGCGGGCTCCCTCGAGGCTATCGTCGTCGGAGACCATGACGGAGTTTCGAATGTGGTTGTTGTGACCCTGATCGATGTAGGGGTACTGACTCGCGTAGAACTCGCCCCGGTAGATCTCCGTATCGTTTCCGGTTATCATGATTCCGTTCCGGTTGACGTCCCCGCGACCGTGTTGATCGACGACGAACGTACTGAACCGGCAGTTGTTTCGGCCACACCAGATACCGTCACGGAACCCACCCTCAGTTCCGGCGCGGCCCGATATGTTGACTCGTTCGACGAGAACCCGGTCGTCGCTATCCGAATCGCGTATCCAGATCGGGTAGCCGCCCGATGTCTCGTGGACGATATCGATGTTATCGATGTACGTGTAGCCGGCATTTTCGGAGACGACGATCCCGTGGTTTACCTTATCGCCGCGCATTTCGATCGACGAGTTCTCGAAGTGCATATCGTCGCAGGTGTTCATCACCGATACGGCGTGACTGGTCGGTTGTGGCGCCGTTATCGAGATATCGACGTTATCAATGTGAACGCTCTCGCTGTTCTCGATACGAATGCCTCGCTGGCCCAAGCCGTACTCCGGCTCCTCGTCGACTTCGATCGTCACGTTCTTGATTTCGCTGTCGGTGCCACCGAGCCGGAGGCTCGCGGTACCGTTGTTTCGATACGTCCCCCCGTCGACGACGATTCTCCCGCTCTCGCCGGATGCGTACAGTCCGGTGCTCGGGAAGCCATCGAGTTCGCAGTCTTTGAACTCGAGGTATCCCTGATTCATGTTCGCCTCGATCCCGATCGGACCTTTCCAGGTGTTCGCCGCGTTCGGCGTGTAGTCGCCGTAGAGACCGCCATCGGGAGCACGGAACCGTTCGACGATTCCTTCGCCGTCCGGGTCCGAAATCCCGAACAGGGCCGGACCCCACGTCCCGCTGTCGTGTTGGCCGTGGATTGTAATATCGCGCACTTCGAAACTGTCGGTGACGTTCGTACCGATCACTCGAATACCCGTATCAGGTGCGGTCTGGTCGATATCGAAACCCTCGAACCGGAGGCGTTTTCCGGGGTTGAGGTACGTTCCAAGTCGGAAAAGACGGAACTGCGGTCCATCAAAATCGTAGAAGTTCGCCGGGACGATCGTCGCGTCGTGACCGAAAAACCCGATATTGTCGTAGTTCGTACATCGGAACTGCTCGTCCATGTAGTACTCCCCCTCCGGAAACTCGAACGCGGTGTTGTCCGCTCGAATGCGCTCGAGGACTGGCGTGATCGACTCCGATCCGGTCGGATCCGCTCCGGCATCGACGACGTTTACGACGTTCTCGTATCCCCCGTGGAATGCGCTCGCGGATCCACTTGCCGCTGTTAGTGCTCCGAGAGAAGCGATGCCTGCCACCGCAGTACCGCGAAGGAACGAACGCCTGGATCGGCTCGATTGAGTTTCCTGTGCAATTGACTCCGTACCGTCAGTATGTGAAGTTGAGGTTTGGGTCGATGATTTTTCGTGGTTCGAATTCTGGTAACCGCTTCGTTTCGGCATTGATGTTCACTTTAACAAGAGTAATAGTGGACCCCAGTATCTGTGGATTCGGATATCCAGCGTTTAAGTACTTCATTCTCGTTCGTTGAAGTGATGGGGCTGACAGTCGTGCTGTATGAAACAGTTTGTCAAACCGAAATCCGATAATTAATCCGGTGTTTACTTCGTGTAACTGCCTCTCACGTTGATTGATACCGTGGCCAGCTACTGGAACCGATTGTCTCAGCGCTCTCGCTATCGCGACGGTAGCTTTTTTCCGTACCAAAGGGTCTAAGTATCGAATCGGATTCGCCGATAGCTATGGAATACGGG contains the following coding sequences:
- a CDS encoding glycosyltransferase family 2 protein; protein product: MTRVSVIIPTYNRAETLPRAIDSALEQTVEDLEVVVVDDGSTDETSSVLAEYDDPRVRPVVHATNQGANVARNTGIDHAQGDYVAFLDSDDTWLQGKLERQLAELEDRSSEWVGVYCDSTFELSGADGRLRSTVASALATRDETPTTEGDDELIGEILADNVQPGAGSTLLVRTDVAEEIGGFSEELDRFQDPEFCVRVLKQGKLAYVDEPLVVRDETGHPPASVVAAASDQYLSMHEETVECFEDEGFEIRSSHDLIIAKRYFADGKPLRGLWHLRTAAASPRNYPGLCWAAGSGVRRRPLPIATALVSLLLVAVIGGTILSRRLLT
- a CDS encoding polysaccharide deacetylase family protein; protein product: MTKRNRRTFITTATVAATAGLAGCVAEVRESLPFQSDDSDTGGDDDENEKDDGSDGDQLPGESIAEFEDLEQWEPMLEENKLEAYTDDPYAGSQSALLTTDESSDYAGIQQTISGGIDLSDRNLSLAIKFTGRDQLHLTVNLLAPGSNSVHSFTRSLIGPADRWVRVDLGTTSVDPQTDLSSVYEIQIAARPRGGENGAIECQLDDLRSVSRPDTGKVMLLFDGTLESHRSEAFEPMQSHDFVGVESVIPETVNDSGRLSYASLQELYEGGWEMIARPSTGSSRLPDYSSEEQQQMIEQTRSFLESRGFDDGAKHFVTPGNILGPNTMDILREQHEQAFRYGGSPNALPLTDPHNVGVFPGTEGDVTREYVDYAAKYGQLAVLRFEEIGGDGMAVEEFESLLTYIAEQDVDVVTASDLLEAQ
- a CDS encoding glycosyltransferase family 2 protein; translated protein: MYREATVGVVIPAYNEEGFVGDVIREMPDYVDRIYVIDDQSTDGTWDEILDAARADHEERTGSPPPIADAHDRQRDDGEPSDQPRADGGPEALMNRAVVHDSIGRVLPIQHRENMGAGGAIKTGYLAALEEGVTATATVDADGQMDLSQLPRLLDPIVEGAADYAKGNRLLDREYRSAMPRFRFVGNSMLTFLTKVASGYWKTMDPQNGYTVISNDALEAVDVENLYEYYGYCNDLLVKLNVNEMRVADVGMPAVYGDEESSIEYSTYIPNVSMMLLRDFLWRLRTKHLVTDFHPLALFYLFGAGVAGVGIVAALWTLVNAIVRSGSVLVSTTASFLVFALGVTLLLFAMVFDMAESEHLERQYRQ
- a CDS encoding asparagine synthase-related protein, which translates into the protein MNKELFGVFGSIETFNRFRSNDEFDEVLEGATITAGIRDSGLGTPGWSATHTAANGICLVWGEVYVPGDETNAARWLLEHYPSAGTDALEKLNGSYLAVLDIESADRAFVVTDMVRSRSCFYTDDPGVRVFGTDAGEVGRTLETPSLDRNGVLDFLHLGVTLGEKTWVEDLSRLPIDSRLTADSVEQLDRFVYRPREFDYVSELADRLERALERRSILPGESALLLSAGYDSRIILSQIPEIERSYTVGYPDGQEVDGAKRLANQYGVDHTAFPPDERYLHADESKVRYSQGIKESLHIHHAGYTDEMAADTIYHGLLCDTFFRGHFTEQAGIDVFGKRICFNRLEANPDPVEVLLDRFGYVPEASLDLADRLPFDHDVETYVEDAVAEAVDSIADRADQPQHELTGCGIANQPSIPFHNHLSDNFFTAFIATDAELVEWHLQTPPEHRTTETFLRACERIDEDVLRHRPPDRPYDSALLNEAEGFIRRKTPFLPSFDPPWPDRETLFDQYCVDQQLLPQLERAHPLPARHKLRINDVQRWLGSWSDSEGPLSSWLGPPESSLA